One genomic window of Candidatus Kuenenia stuttgartiensis includes the following:
- a CDS encoding Mu transposase C-terminal domain-containing protein has translation MLVDGEALPTNLCLFIDCYSRYVVEGRYYLKQTLDILIDSLIRAWTIHGSPKELYLDNAKVYHSDALRSACYNLGIKLIHRPPRDPAPGGLVERFFGTSQTQFESEVRSGDIITLDAINQAFSAYLAVVYHARIHSETNQSPKQRYDEGLTVIRHVDMDAALAFFMKRIPRTVDRTFADVRIDNRFYRVDPKLRGDKVEVRYDPYGDLKKVLIYSANGEYLGSGNLYLRDQGAETPAASPSKPKHNYLDLITQKHKSILQAQAKGIDYHQIISERPWPFMAFVQKLALLMGHKGSLSAFSSHELESLKKCYNRIPALNESLLTEAFQNASVKTLPYIIRELQIAYSKKEVS, from the coding sequence GTGCTCGTTGACGGCGAGGCGCTTCCCACAAACCTCTGTCTCTTTATCGACTGCTACAGCCGTTATGTGGTCGAAGGACGGTATTATCTCAAACAAACCCTCGATATCCTTATCGATTCTCTCATCAGGGCCTGGACTATCCACGGCTCGCCCAAAGAACTCTACCTCGACAATGCCAAGGTCTACCACTCTGACGCCCTGCGCTCTGCCTGTTACAACCTCGGCATTAAACTCATCCACAGACCACCACGCGACCCTGCTCCCGGCGGACTGGTCGAACGTTTCTTCGGCACCAGCCAGACACAGTTCGAGTCGGAAGTCCGCTCCGGCGACATTATCACCCTTGATGCCATTAACCAGGCCTTCTCCGCTTACCTTGCCGTTGTCTATCACGCAAGAATCCACTCCGAAACCAATCAATCTCCAAAACAACGCTACGACGAGGGGCTTACCGTCATCCGACACGTCGATATGGACGCCGCTCTTGCCTTCTTCATGAAACGCATCCCCAGAACCGTTGACAGAACCTTTGCCGATGTCCGCATTGATAACCGCTTTTACCGTGTTGACCCCAAACTCAGAGGCGATAAAGTAGAAGTCCGTTACGACCCATACGGCGATCTCAAAAAGGTCTTGATCTATTCCGCAAACGGTGAATACCTCGGCTCGGGAAATCTCTACCTGCGCGACCAGGGCGCTGAAACTCCAGCCGCCTCACCTTCAAAACCAAAACATAATTACCTCGACCTTATCACTCAGAAACACAAATCCATTCTCCAGGCTCAGGCCAAAGGCATTGATTACCACCAAATCATCTCCGAACGACCCTGGCCATTCATGGCATTCGTCCAGAAACTCGCACTCCTCATGGGACACAAAGGCTCTCTCTCCGCCTTCAGCTCTCATGAACTCGAATCGCTTAAAAAATGCTACAACCGTATCCCCGCTCTCAACGAATCATTGCTCACGGAGGCATTCCAAAATGCCTCCGTGAAAACCTTACCCTATATCATTCGTGAATTACAAATCGCTTACTCGAAAAAGGAGGTCTCTTAA
- a CDS encoding ExeA family protein, with amino-acid sequence MFTSHFSMTTQPFSERINTSLIMKDERFTQGLARLQYLLHSGSIAVLYGQTGVGKSTLLKLFLSQIPQNLFLPIYLHFTHLKSSSLLSLIVSQLGEIPKHTKDRLFLQIMDKSLRSNLTPIIVIDEAHLLKTDAITDLRLLVSSPLDSSTHLKIILSGQEHLKYILKRDIHADFAQRISVHYHIHPLTKTQTAAYIDFHLKSSGASDKIFDSDVKDLIHEFSAGIPRQINAISTACLINASIRQSQKITQDIFHQALAEIQSF; translated from the coding sequence ATGTTTACTTCTCATTTTTCCATGACTACTCAGCCGTTCTCTGAAAGAATCAACACCAGCCTTATCATGAAAGACGAACGCTTTACCCAGGGGCTTGCACGACTCCAATACCTCTTACACTCAGGCTCTATCGCCGTCCTCTACGGACAGACGGGAGTCGGAAAATCCACACTCCTCAAACTCTTCCTCTCACAAATCCCCCAAAACCTGTTTCTCCCCATCTACCTCCATTTTACCCACCTAAAATCATCCAGCCTTCTCTCCTTAATCGTCTCCCAGCTCGGTGAAATACCAAAACACACCAAAGACCGGCTCTTCCTCCAAATTATGGATAAATCCTTGCGCTCAAATCTCACTCCCATTATCGTTATCGACGAGGCTCATCTCCTGAAAACCGACGCCATCACAGACCTCAGACTCCTTGTCAGCTCTCCGCTTGATTCTTCCACTCATCTCAAAATCATCCTCTCGGGACAGGAACACCTCAAATATATCCTCAAAAGAGACATCCATGCCGACTTCGCACAACGCATCTCGGTACATTACCACATTCATCCCCTTACTAAAACTCAAACCGCTGCATACATAGACTTCCATCTGAAATCTTCCGGCGCATCCGATAAAATCTTTGACTCAGACGTCAAAGACCTGATCCATGAGTTCTCCGCCGGCATCCCAAGGCAAATCAACGCCATTTCCACCGCCTGCCTGATTAACGCTTCCATCAGACAATCACAGAAAATTACCCAGGATATCTTCCATCAGGCTCTTGCTGAAATTCAATCTTTTTAA
- a CDS encoding helix-turn-helix domain-containing protein has product MKSKDEKWALFWCNLLHPVIFGEIEKEQTNLFLKKLCLQEVVFPNGKRKRPTISTLRRKLNRYRKDGFQSLARKARSDRGASRRFSPEIIDKAVELKKEQPRRSDDCLNRFLEKYYGKTIPKSTLYRHLRLAGATRLKLGVSQQKVRIRS; this is encoded by the coding sequence ATGAAATCGAAAGACGAAAAATGGGCTTTATTCTGGTGCAATCTTCTGCATCCTGTCATCTTCGGTGAGATTGAGAAGGAGCAGACCAACCTTTTTCTGAAAAAACTCTGCCTTCAGGAGGTCGTATTCCCCAACGGAAAGCGGAAAAGACCCACTATCTCTACCCTCAGGAGAAAACTCAACCGCTACCGCAAAGATGGATTTCAATCTCTTGCAAGAAAGGCGAGGAGCGACCGTGGCGCATCCAGAAGGTTTTCTCCTGAAATTATCGACAAAGCCGTTGAACTCAAAAAAGAACAACCACGCCGCAGCGACGATTGCCTCAACCGCTTTCTTGAGAAATACTATGGGAAAACGATCCCCAAATCCACCCTCTACCGCCATCTCAGACTCGCAGGGGCGACCCGGCTCAAACTCGGCGTCTCACAGCAAAAGGTGCGTATACGCTCTTAG